From Callospermophilus lateralis isolate mCalLat2 chromosome 5, mCalLat2.hap1, whole genome shotgun sequence, a single genomic window includes:
- the Htr1a gene encoding 5-hydroxytryptamine receptor 1A gives MDVLSPGQGNNTTSSQGPFGTGSNVTDISDVTFSYQLITSLLLGTLIFCAVLGNACVVAAIALERSLQNVANYLIGSLAVTDLMVSVLVLPMAALYQVLNKWTLGQVTCDLFIALDVLCCTSSILHLCAIALDRYWAITDPIDYMNKRTPRRAAALISLTWLIGFLISIPPMLGWRTPEDRLDPDACTISKDHGYTIYSTFGAFYIPLLLMLVLYGRIFRAARFRIRKTVKKVEKKGADTRLGTSPAPQPKKTVNGQPGSKDWRRGVENKSLGALCANGAVRQGDDGTALEVIEVHRVGNSKEHLPLPSEGVGAAPCATASFERKNERNAEAKRKMALARERKTVKTLGIIMGTFILCWLPFFIVALVLPFCESSCHMPTLLGAIINWLGYSNSLLNPVIYAYFNKDFQNAFKKIIKCKFCRR, from the coding sequence ATGGATGTGCTCAGCCCTGGCCAGGGCAACAATACCACATCGTCCCAGGGGCCCTTCGGGACAGGCAGCAATGTTACTGACATCTCCGACGTGACCTTCAGTTACCAACTGATCACCTCTCTGCTGCTAGGCACACTCATTTTCTGCGCGGTGCTTGGGAATGCGTGCGTGGTGGCTGCCATCGCCCTGGAGCGCTCCCTCCAGAATGTGGCCAACTATCTCATCGGCTCCTTGGCGGTCACTGACCTCATGGTGTCAGTGCTAGTGCTGCCCATGGCCGCGCTGTACCAGGTGCTCAACAAGTGGACTCTGGGCCAGGTTACCTGCGACCTGTTTATCGCCTTGGATGTTCTGTGCTGCACCTCCTCCATCCTGCACCTGTGCGCCATCGCTCTGGACAGGTACTGGGCCATCACTGACCCCATCGACTACATGAACAAGAGGACGCCCCGGCGCGCCGCTGCGCTAATCTCACTCACTTGGCTCATTGGCTTTCTCATCTCCATCCCGCCCATGCTGGGCTGGCGCACCCCAGAAGACCGCTTGGACCCTGACGCGTGCACTATCAGCAAGGACCACGGCTACACTATCTACTCCACTTTCGGCGCTTTCTATATCCCACTGCTGCTCATGCTGGTTCTCTATGGGCGCATCTTCCGCGCCGCTCGCTTCCGCATCCGCAAGACCGTCAAGAAGGTGGAGAAGAAGGGAGCTGACACCCGCCTTGGAACATCTCCGGCTCCGCAACCCAAGAAGACCGTGAATGGACAGCCAGGTAGCAAAGACTGGAGGCGGGGCGTGGAGAACAAGTCACTGGGGGCTCTGTGCGCCAACGGCGCTGTGAGGCAGGGCGACGATGGCACCGCCCTAGAGGTAATTGAAGTACACCGAGTGGGCAACTCCAAAGAGCACCTGCCGCTGCCCAGCGAGGGGGTAGGTGCTGCCCCCTGCGCGACCGCCTCCTTCGAGAGGAAGAATGAGCGCAACGCTGAGGCGAAGCGCAAGATGGCCCTGGCCCGTGAGAGGAAGACGGTGAAGACGCTGGGCATCATTATGGGTACCTTTATCCTCTGCTGGCTGCCCTTTTTCATCGTAGCCCTGGTTCTGCCCTTCTGTGAGAGTAGCTGTCACATGCCTACCCTTTTGGGTGCCATAATCAACTGGCTGGGATACTCCAACTCTCTGCTCAACCCCGTCATTTATGCCTACTTCAACAAGGACTTCCAAAACGCGTTTAAGAAGATCATCAAGTGCAAGTTTTGCCGCCGATGA